One window from the genome of Spiractinospora alimapuensis encodes:
- a CDS encoding ATP-binding protein has translation MRPVTPTTPRKTLDGVAETVALARTWVREQCALRGIDADTVDRAVLIASEFATNAIKHSRSGKPGGTYTVHTEFTDTTLYLSVTDAGAPYPPYKQPRENSDGDLPESGQGLWLVEAHADWWRALKFTNHHTITAKLTTT, from the coding sequence ATGCGGCCCGTCACTCCGACAACCCCGCGGAAGACCCTGGACGGTGTCGCGGAAACCGTCGCGCTCGCTCGGACGTGGGTGCGGGAACAGTGCGCACTCCGAGGGATCGACGCCGACACCGTCGACCGCGCGGTGCTCATCGCCTCCGAATTCGCCACGAACGCGATCAAGCACTCCCGTAGCGGGAAGCCCGGCGGAACCTACACCGTCCACACCGAATTCACCGACACCACCCTCTACCTCTCCGTCACCGACGCAGGCGCCCCTTACCCGCCCTACAAACAACCGCGCGAAAACAGCGACGGTGACCTACCCGAAAGCGGTCAAGGACTCTGGCTCGTCGAAGCACACGCCGACTGGTGGCGCGCACTCAAATTCACCAATCACCACACCATCACCGCCAAACTCACCACCACCTAA
- a CDS encoding helix-turn-helix domain-containing protein, whose product MGDAHNDAKPELKRIGAEIQRLRLLARMTQAQLASSMQVAPPTVSSWETGRREPDRNTVDRLDSVLSTGGALGQIVVSARAPREIPESWRDFAQLERQAVEIRDYQTGLIPGLLQTRSYIQSLMRNIQAETGADDLKRFEDDRVARLDQVPQTSLTFVVDELAVRRVLGSSQVMREQIEWILELIELQRIRFSVVPMNSPTCPIPTGPFRIMSLYNGQLVGHAEHWGGIAVVSEAVRVNMMLRLFGNLQSEALSASSSTKLLHEIKTGLS is encoded by the coding sequence ATGGGTGATGCGCACAACGATGCGAAGCCGGAGCTCAAGAGGATCGGTGCTGAGATTCAGCGATTGCGCCTCTTAGCTCGGATGACGCAAGCGCAGCTTGCGAGTTCGATGCAGGTTGCCCCGCCCACAGTCAGTTCTTGGGAAACCGGGCGTAGGGAACCAGATCGGAACACTGTGGACAGATTGGACAGTGTTCTCTCTACCGGCGGCGCATTGGGGCAGATAGTAGTCAGCGCAAGGGCCCCACGAGAGATACCAGAGTCTTGGCGAGATTTCGCACAGCTTGAGCGCCAAGCGGTAGAGATTCGTGACTACCAGACTGGGCTGATCCCAGGTCTCCTTCAGACCCGCTCCTACATTCAGAGTCTGATGCGGAACATCCAAGCCGAGACCGGGGCCGACGACCTCAAGCGCTTCGAGGATGATCGAGTTGCCCGCTTGGATCAGGTTCCGCAGACCTCATTAACCTTCGTGGTGGACGAATTAGCGGTTCGGCGAGTTCTCGGGTCATCCCAGGTTATGCGGGAACAGATCGAGTGGATCCTGGAGTTGATCGAACTGCAGCGAATCCGCTTCTCCGTCGTCCCGATGAACTCCCCAACTTGCCCGATCCCGACAGGACCGTTCCGCATCATGAGCCTGTACAACGGACAGCTCGTCGGCCACGCCGAGCACTGGGGCGGTATCGCGGTCGTCAGCGAGGCGGTCCGCGTGAACATGATGCTCAGGCTGTTCGGTAACTTGCAGAGTGAGGCGCTTTCAGCTTCCTCCTCAACGAAACTGCTGCACGAGATCAAGACGGGGTTGTCATGA
- a CDS encoding DUF397 domain-containing protein, with amino-acid sequence MTELAWHKSSYSPNSGSDCVEVAETPHTVLVRDTQHRHLGHLTLPATEWQAFLHAIRRDEL; translated from the coding sequence ATGACTGAACTGGCCTGGCACAAGAGCAGCTACAGTCCAAATTCAGGCTCTGACTGCGTCGAGGTCGCCGAAACCCCCCACACGGTCCTCGTCCGCGACACCCAGCACCGCCACCTCGGCCACCTCACCCTCCCCGCCACCGAATGGCAGGCGTTCCTGCACGCCATACGCCGCGACGAGCTGTGA